gaacgtagtaataaatacaaaaaagtcATTATAGCACAAGGTTGTCAGGAATATTACTTTTGAACTGGACAGATTGTGTGTAATTTCTAAAcgatattataatataaaacgGAATTTTATAGTAAAAAGGTTAGATTAAAGATTTGATAGGTAGAATTGTTGTACAaccccatctctctctctctctctctctctctctctctctctctctctctctctctttgataTACTTAACTCATGCATTTTTAATAACCATATTATTTGAGCTCTTTGGCGGGTTTAACTGTTCAATTACAGCAACTTCCCTTCAGGGGAGCTTCTTGAATATTTGATATAGAATTGGTCATGGCAGTTGCAATTTAGTTAGAATTGTATTAATAACACAgtcaatttaatattataatatattcttACCTTTAGATAAATCATGAAGTACGAAAAAGTGATAATGCTTAGCGGCACAAAAAAGCACAAAACGAAAATCGTCAAATTGTAACTAACATCTCGGGGTTCGGTTCCTGCCCAATTTGGACCACATGACGTCCCGATGGGTTCCACCACGGGTCGACTCCAACCAAAGAGAGGTGCCAGTGAGAAAATGAAAGCGTATAAATAGCACATGATGACAACGATTTTGGCGACAAGGGTATCAATGGAACAGTTGTTCACGACATAACGATATCGGGTGAAGGCGATGCTAGCGAGTAACGTGATTTGCGACAAGCCCAAAAAAGTCATCAAGGTCCCGTAAACCAAGCAGCCAACCCGTCCCAGGATCCAGCGCGTGAAGAAACAGGAAGTGATGAACATTGGCATCCCCAAGGTGCTCATTAGGAAATCCCCGAGACATAGGGCGGACACCAAGAAGTAATTTGGGGTTCGAAGGTTCCTGGTCCTTATAAAAACATACATCACACCGCCGTTTCCGAGGGTAGATATGAGCATTATCAAAACAAATGCTACCCCGATCGCGTAGTGCATAGCATCCGCTAGCTTCTCATGTTCCCTAGCAATCGTCCAAAATTTTGAGGAATTAGTTCCATTCATTACGACgatcatattaatttttctttacaatcgtAAATCTGTTCGCTGTATATTTAACAGGAAACCGAATAAACACAAGTAACGTACATCGTCTTTCCTGTATAATAATGGAACGAGATGCTCTATGCACAATTTTATATACTTATGAAGGTTTCCGGTCTTTCTGCACTATATAGAGTACCTATCGATCAACGGGAACGATCTCGTAGGCGCTTGTTTCTCTGCATTTATGTATTAACCCGTGAAGCTTTAGCGCGGGTAACGGAACGCTGTAATTTGTCACATCCATATATCGTATTAATTAACATGTCCATCGGTGTCGTTTTTGATTGGCGCGCATATACgtgtatattaaaataaattgcaacGAGGAATGGGAGTTTTAAATAAGGTGTAATTCCTCtatcataatttatattttacgcCTTTATTCTTCAGACAATAcccccttgaaaaaaaaaaaaaaccttaattcGCTCAGCTACAGTCACGTGCACGAATATTTCGAGATACTTGATCTCTATAATCCtaaataatttctaattttgacttatttgattatttttttctttgtaatagTTTAACAATGAAAACGTGGACCTTCCTGATGCAATATTTCTCGCAGAATTAAATTTGTCATCCTTACAGTGTGTGATAAGCATGATAGTATATTATACGCCTTTAATCTACAgacaatacccccccccccctgaaaaatGGCCCTAATCCGCTCAGCTACCGCCACATGCacgtaaatatatatttcacatCCAAGATATTATACCTGATTCTATGTCTCTCTTTTCCTAGATTATTTCTAATTTAgaactttgattatattttttctttgttatagTTTAACAATGTAATACCATcctgatgcaatatatctagcGGAATTTGTCATTCTTAGAGAAAAACATGATAGTAAGAATGATTTAGTGATGAAATAAGGATTAGTCTTAACAAGACACCGGACTAGAGCGGCTAAAACTAGAAAATTTGCATATCCTGGAGCTGAGTTCATATATGAAATCAGCTTAAAATGCACGCATACATGTAtggtttctctctctctctctctctctctctctctctctctctctctctctctctctctctctctttctctctttggGGTGTCAAAGATATATCATCCAAATTATCACAACCAAATAGTATTTTAATCGAAGAAAGAAATGTTATTAAAAGTTCTAAACATTCAAGTAAAATATCATCTGTAATTGAATATGTTTGGGAGGTGGATTAACACTAGTATACTCTTGAATAAAATGAGAGAAGATATATTCTAGAAATCGGTTGGCGGAATTggtttggtttgaacatattttattgaataaacatatacaaatggttcgaacacaagttcttatAACTTACGAGGATCTTaccaagtataacaatttacaactgtatagTAGTTGAGAATGAAAAAGTACACAGAAATGGATATTACTATAATATAGTTAAGTTATTGAACAAACGTACATATAAAACAGTTCTGTTTGAATTTGTTCTAGGCAGTAAGATTGAAATTACGAGAATCTGCCACAATCTCTTATAAATCTTTGAACagctaaaaaaatatgttggtttaaATTGATACTCAGAGATTCATCTCCCCACAAAAGTAAATGacaattaataatattaatttgattgAAGTTCAAAAGGTTTGAAAACAATTGGTCAAGGTCCAGAGATGTCTGCGTTGAACATTCGAAAGGATTTCTTTGCAGTATGGTTTTGTTGGTGAtggtttcatttttgttttatcactAAAGTCTGAATTCTCAGAGGTTATATTGCCCACGTTCAGTGTCCACttgaattatcatttgtttCAGTCCGTAGTTGGCAGTGGGCGTGCTAAATTATACTAGTATCCAAATCGAACATTGCCGTCTAATTAAATACAATTCTTtgagtcttt
The window above is part of the Magallana gigas chromosome 10, xbMagGiga1.1, whole genome shotgun sequence genome. Proteins encoded here:
- the Melanopsin gene encoding melanopsin, with amino-acid sequence MIVVMNGTNSSKFWTIAREHEKLADAMHYAIGVAFVLIMLISTLGNGGVMYVFIRTRNLRTPNYFLVSALCLGDFLMSTLGMPMFITSCFFTRWILGRVGCLVYGTLMTFLGLSQITLLASIAFTRYRYVVNNCSIDTLVAKIVVIMCYLYAFIFSLAPLFGWSRPVVEPIGTSCGPNWAGTEPRDVSYNLTIFVLCFFVPLSIITFSYFMIYLKIKRKRIHKKTDGYENHVTVTILLMIVAFLLSWSPYAALAMYVIITKNSTMHLALSSVPVVLAKTAPLWNPYIYFVRDRRFNKECEKLLPIFKKLGIFESHRTEQHEWHQMGETSSTNVPLCEHEKQKTVADLQKARTF